One Sphaerisporangium krabiense DNA segment encodes these proteins:
- a CDS encoding TetR/AcrR family transcriptional regulator, whose protein sequence is MTESSPPRGRVRMTGKERREQLIRVSRALFAEKGFDGTSIEEIAASAKVSKPVVYEHFGGKEGIYAVVVDREMQRLLSLVAVALNAGHPKIRLERAALALLQYVEESSEGFRILVRDSHAASGTGTFASLINDIASQVEDVLADQFADRGYLPTLAPMYAQMLVGMVALTGQWWLDARRPDREEVAAHLVNLAWNGLTGLEPRPKLTAASTRPAAPAAPLELRPAPTDKERKEIEKAWEKDLKEIEKAREREAKEQEKIRAREQREQEKLQREQEKQRARERREQERLRAREQREREKLLKEREKLRAQEARDAARQPRQVVQAERVELVERIEIVRPAPVSGPRELGPGQESGDA, encoded by the coding sequence ATGACCGAGTCCTCCCCACCCCGCGGACGCGTCCGCATGACGGGTAAGGAGCGCAGGGAGCAACTGATCCGGGTCAGCCGGGCGCTCTTCGCCGAGAAGGGCTTCGACGGCACGTCGATCGAAGAGATCGCGGCCAGCGCGAAGGTGTCCAAGCCGGTCGTCTACGAGCACTTCGGGGGCAAGGAAGGCATCTACGCCGTCGTCGTCGACCGTGAGATGCAGCGGCTCCTGAGCCTCGTGGCCGTCGCGCTCAACGCCGGCCACCCGAAGATCCGGCTGGAGCGCGCCGCGCTGGCGCTGCTGCAGTACGTCGAGGAGTCCAGCGAGGGCTTCCGCATCCTCGTGCGCGACTCCCACGCGGCCTCCGGCACCGGCACGTTCGCGAGCCTCATCAACGACATCGCGAGCCAGGTCGAGGACGTCCTGGCCGACCAGTTCGCCGACCGCGGCTACCTTCCCACGCTCGCCCCGATGTACGCCCAGATGCTGGTCGGCATGGTGGCGCTCACCGGCCAATGGTGGCTGGACGCCCGCAGGCCCGACCGCGAGGAGGTCGCGGCGCATCTGGTGAACCTGGCCTGGAACGGTCTCACCGGGCTGGAGCCCCGCCCCAAGCTGACCGCGGCCTCCACGCGCCCGGCCGCCCCGGCCGCGCCCCTCGAACTGCGTCCCGCGCCCACCGACAAGGAACGCAAGGAGATCGAGAAGGCCTGGGAGAAGGACCTCAAGGAGATCGAGAAGGCCCGCGAGCGCGAGGCCAAGGAGCAGGAGAAGATCCGCGCCCGCGAGCAGCGGGAACAGGAGAAGCTCCAGCGCGAGCAGGAGAAGCAGCGGGCGCGCGAGCGCCGCGAGCAGGAGCGGCTGCGGGCCCGCGAGCAGCGCGAGCGCGAGAAGCTGCTGAAGGAACGTGAGAAGCTGCGCGCGCAGGAGGCCCGCGACGCCGCCCGGCAGCCGAGGCAGGTCGTCCAGGCCGAGCGCGTGGAGCTGGTGGAAAGAATCGAGATCGTGCGTCCGGCGCCCGTCTCCGGGCCTAGGGAACTCGGTCCCGGGCAGGAGTCCGGCGACGCCTAG
- a CDS encoding DUF397 domain-containing protein, which yields MDRTQSSGLTWRKSRYSGTDDNCVEVASLTASSVAVRDSKDPAGPTLRVAHHEWAAFIGGLKGNELI from the coding sequence ATGGACCGTACCCAGTCCTCCGGGCTCACCTGGCGAAAGAGTCGGTATAGCGGAACCGACGACAATTGCGTTGAGGTGGCTTCCCTGACCGCCTCCAGCGTGGCCGTCCGAGATTCCAAGGACCCGGCTGGCCCCACTCTCCGCGTCGCGCACCACGAATGGGCGGCTTTCATCGGCGGCCTCAAGGGCAACGAACTCATCTGA
- a CDS encoding alpha/beta fold hydrolase has product MPHDVIISDHEIPLAVRDFGGDGEPVLLLHGLGGTLEAWDRLELQGRRAVAMDLRGHGLSGDGPWEWERVLDDVEAVVKHFGLDAPAVVGQSLGGMLAVLWARRHPECPAIVNLDGLRSAENDPGNYPGMDPAARDEELARLKAVFDAQAAAMGGPLPAEARGMFPARALVERDGETYARPGPELLEAVRYAPEFRDTIPLLRQVGCAALVVIPTRDPAGFSGGELMAAFRRGIRRDLADVPSNIRVEELDASHNMLAERPDAIAALVTEFLAGNAS; this is encoded by the coding sequence ATGCCGCACGACGTCATCATTAGCGACCATGAGATTCCTCTCGCCGTGCGGGACTTCGGCGGGGACGGCGAACCTGTGCTCCTTCTCCACGGGCTTGGGGGCACCCTCGAAGCCTGGGACCGGCTGGAACTCCAAGGCCGCCGGGCCGTCGCCATGGACCTGCGCGGCCACGGGCTGTCCGGGGACGGGCCGTGGGAGTGGGAGAGGGTGCTGGACGACGTCGAGGCCGTGGTGAAGCACTTCGGGCTCGATGCCCCGGCGGTCGTCGGGCAGTCGTTGGGCGGCATGCTGGCCGTCCTGTGGGCCCGCCGTCACCCCGAATGCCCGGCCATCGTCAACCTCGACGGGCTGCGGTCCGCCGAGAACGACCCGGGCAACTATCCGGGGATGGACCCGGCCGCCAGGGACGAGGAACTGGCCAGGCTCAAGGCCGTGTTCGACGCGCAGGCCGCGGCCATGGGCGGGCCGCTCCCCGCCGAGGCTCGGGGGATGTTCCCGGCCAGGGCCCTCGTCGAGAGGGACGGGGAGACGTACGCCAGGCCCGGCCCGGAGCTGCTCGAAGCGGTGCGTTATGCGCCGGAGTTCCGCGACACGATCCCGCTGCTGCGCCAGGTCGGCTGCGCCGCGCTGGTGGTGATCCCGACCCGGGATCCCGCGGGGTTCTCCGGCGGGGAGCTGATGGCCGCGTTCCGCAGAGGGATACGGCGCGACCTGGCCGACGTGCCGTCCAACATCCGGGTCGAGGAGCTGGACGCGAGCCACAACATGCTCGCCGAGCGCCCGGACGCGATCGCCGCGCTCGTCACGGAGTTCCTGGCCGGGAACGCGTCATGA
- a CDS encoding acyl-CoA desaturase produces MTVVEDRATPPPPRPDLEPEPKSNFERVLLVIFVAVPFAALLAAIPMAWGRFLGWSDVAITAVFYMISGLGVTVGYHRYFTHGSFKANRPLKIVLAIAGSLSLEMGVIDWVATHRRHHKYSDKEGDPHSPWRFGNDWKALTKGLFFAHMGWMFSSERTNRERFAKDLINDKDVHRIHKAFPWLVATSLILPAVIGGLVTWSIAGALTAFFWASLVRIALLHHVTWSINSVCHVFGEEDFEVRDKSRNVWWLAIPSFGESWHNLHHSEPTSARHGALKGQIDPSARVIRWFEQAGWATDVRWPTTERLAAKRRV; encoded by the coding sequence ATGACCGTTGTCGAAGACCGCGCCACGCCGCCACCGCCGCGCCCCGATCTGGAGCCGGAACCCAAGTCGAACTTCGAGCGCGTGCTGCTGGTCATCTTCGTCGCCGTGCCGTTCGCGGCCCTGCTCGCGGCGATCCCGATGGCCTGGGGCCGCTTCCTCGGCTGGAGCGACGTCGCGATCACCGCCGTCTTTTACATGATCAGCGGCCTCGGTGTCACCGTCGGCTACCACCGCTACTTCACCCACGGGTCCTTCAAGGCCAACCGCCCTCTCAAGATCGTGCTCGCCATCGCCGGCAGTCTCTCGCTGGAGATGGGCGTGATCGACTGGGTGGCCACGCACCGCCGCCACCACAAGTACTCCGACAAGGAGGGCGACCCGCACTCGCCGTGGCGCTTCGGCAACGACTGGAAGGCGCTGACCAAGGGCCTGTTCTTCGCCCACATGGGCTGGATGTTCAGCTCCGAGCGCACCAACCGCGAGCGCTTCGCCAAGGACCTCATCAACGACAAGGACGTCCACCGCATCCACAAGGCGTTCCCGTGGCTGGTGGCCACCTCGCTGATCCTGCCCGCGGTGATCGGCGGCCTGGTGACCTGGTCGATCGCGGGCGCGCTGACCGCCTTCTTCTGGGCGAGCCTGGTGCGCATCGCGCTGCTCCACCACGTCACCTGGTCGATCAACTCGGTCTGCCACGTGTTCGGCGAGGAGGACTTCGAGGTGCGCGACAAGTCCCGCAACGTCTGGTGGCTGGCCATCCCGTCCTTCGGCGAGTCCTGGCACAACCTTCACCACAGCGAGCCGACCTCGGCCCGCCACGGCGCTCTGAAGGGGCAGATCGACCCCAGCGCCCGCGTGATCCGCTGGTTCGAACAGGCCGGCTGGGCGACCGACGTCCGCTGGCCGACCACCGAGCGTCTGGCGGCCAAACGGCGTGTCTGA
- a CDS encoding RNA degradosome polyphosphate kinase yields the protein MSVEIVPPTPEGHDLPHLPPDRFLNREESWLHFNERVLELAEDPSVPLLERVRFLAIFASNLDEFFRVRVAGLKRRMETGLLLRTKSGMKPREELAKIAKIAEDLARRHAAAYHKQICPQLTGVGVDIVRWDDLSRDERTAMRKLFRERIRPVLTPLAVDPAHPFPYISGLSLNLAVTVRNPGTGNTVFARVKVPSQLPRFVAVAKDRFVPMEDVIAAHLGQLFKGMEIVEHHVFRVTRNEDLEVDEDVTENLMKALEKELLKRRFGLPVRLEVEDTITPEVLDLLVDELDVSDHEIYRLPGPLDLSGLHAIADLERGELSFPPFVPAEALHAEDDLFATLRERDILLHHPYDSFATSVQRFIEEAAADPNVLAIKQTLYRTSGDSPIVDALIDAAEAGKQVVVVVEIKARFDEHANITWARKLEKAGCHVVYGVLGLKTHAKLALVVRQEPSGELRQYCHIGTGNYNPKTARQYEDFGLLTADPLLGEDLTDLFIHLTGYSMHSAYRRLLVAPHALRDGLLTRIEREIAHHRAGRPARIRIKTNSLVDEPLIDALYAASQAGVPVDLVVRGVCTLRPGVPGLSENIRVRSILGRFLEHSRIYEFGLGRRPEVWIGSADAMRRNFERRVEALVKVASARQRTYLSELMDLAMADTTSSWWLDQDGAWVRHHTRDNGEPLLDLQSRLVASRRWRSVDE from the coding sequence ATGTCCGTCGAGATCGTGCCGCCCACCCCTGAAGGTCACGACCTGCCCCACCTCCCCCCGGATCGCTTCCTCAATCGCGAGGAAAGCTGGCTCCACTTCAACGAACGGGTACTGGAGCTGGCCGAAGACCCTTCCGTTCCGCTGCTGGAACGCGTACGTTTCCTCGCCATATTCGCCAGCAACCTGGACGAGTTCTTCCGGGTGCGGGTCGCGGGGCTCAAACGGCGGATGGAGACGGGCCTCCTGCTGCGCACCAAGAGCGGGATGAAGCCCCGCGAGGAGCTGGCCAAGATCGCCAAGATCGCCGAGGACCTCGCGCGGCGCCACGCGGCCGCCTACCACAAGCAGATCTGCCCGCAGCTCACCGGCGTGGGCGTCGACATCGTCCGCTGGGACGACCTCAGCAGGGACGAGCGCACCGCGATGCGCAAGCTGTTCCGGGAGCGGATCCGGCCCGTGCTGACCCCGCTGGCCGTCGATCCCGCCCACCCTTTCCCCTATATATCCGGCCTCTCGCTGAACCTGGCCGTCACCGTGCGCAACCCGGGCACGGGCAACACCGTGTTCGCCCGCGTCAAGGTGCCCTCCCAGCTCCCCCGCTTCGTCGCCGTCGCCAAGGACCGCTTCGTCCCGATGGAGGACGTGATCGCGGCCCACCTCGGCCAGCTCTTCAAGGGCATGGAGATCGTCGAGCACCACGTCTTCCGCGTCACCCGCAACGAGGACCTGGAGGTCGACGAGGACGTCACGGAGAACCTCATGAAGGCGCTGGAGAAGGAGCTGCTCAAGCGCCGCTTCGGCCTGCCCGTCCGCCTGGAGGTCGAGGACACGATCACCCCCGAGGTGCTGGACCTGCTCGTCGACGAGCTGGACGTCTCCGACCACGAGATCTACCGGCTCCCCGGCCCGCTCGACCTGTCCGGGCTGCACGCGATCGCCGACCTGGAGCGCGGCGAGCTGAGCTTCCCGCCCTTCGTGCCCGCCGAGGCCCTGCACGCCGAGGACGACCTGTTCGCCACGCTGCGCGAGCGCGACATCCTGCTGCACCACCCGTACGACTCGTTCGCGACCAGCGTGCAGCGGTTCATCGAGGAGGCCGCGGCCGACCCCAACGTGCTCGCCATCAAGCAGACCCTCTACCGCACCAGCGGCGACTCGCCGATCGTGGACGCGCTGATCGACGCGGCCGAGGCGGGCAAGCAGGTCGTCGTCGTGGTGGAGATCAAGGCGAGGTTCGACGAGCACGCCAACATCACCTGGGCCCGCAAGCTGGAGAAGGCCGGCTGCCACGTCGTCTACGGCGTGCTCGGCCTCAAGACCCACGCCAAGCTGGCCCTGGTCGTGCGGCAGGAGCCCTCCGGCGAGCTGCGCCAGTACTGCCACATCGGCACCGGCAACTACAACCCCAAGACCGCGCGCCAGTACGAGGACTTCGGCCTGCTCACCGCCGACCCCCTCCTCGGCGAGGACCTGACCGACCTGTTCATCCACCTCACCGGCTACTCGATGCACTCGGCCTACCGGCGCCTGCTGGTCGCCCCGCACGCCCTGCGCGACGGCCTGCTGACCCGCATCGAGCGCGAGATCGCCCACCACCGCGCCGGGCGGCCCGCCCGCATCCGGATCAAGACCAACTCGCTGGTGGACGAGCCGCTGATCGACGCGCTGTACGCGGCCTCCCAGGCGGGCGTCCCGGTGGACCTGGTCGTGCGCGGCGTCTGCACGCTGCGCCCGGGCGTGCCGGGCCTGTCCGAGAACATCCGGGTCCGCAGCATCCTCGGCAGGTTCCTGGAGCACTCCCGCATCTACGAGTTCGGCCTCGGACGGCGGCCCGAGGTGTGGATCGGCAGCGCCGACGCGATGCGCCGCAACTTCGAGCGCCGGGTGGAGGCCCTGGTGAAGGTCGCGAGCGCCCGCCAGCGCACGTACCTGTCCGAGCTGATGGACCTGGCCATGGCCGACACCACCAGCAGCTGGTGGCTCGACCAGGACGGCGCCTGGGTCCGCCACCACACCAGAGACAACGGCGAGCCCCTGCTGGACCTGCAGTCCCGCCTGGTCGCCAGCAGGCGCTGGAGGAGCGTCGATGAGTGA
- a CDS encoding DNA alkylation repair protein gives MAELTTLADPRIREVNERHGDDHGVNLGKLRALAKRLKIQQELACGLWATGDGAARLLALLICRPKAFTRAELDVMVREARTPKVHDWLVNYVVKKNPHAEELRLAWSADPDPVVASAGWALTAERVTRRPEGLDLPGLLDVIEAEMKDAPGRLQWEMNTCLAQIGIEHAEHRPRAMAIGERLEVLKDYPTSPGCTSPFAPVWISEMVRRQAL, from the coding sequence ATGGCCGAGCTGACCACCCTCGCGGACCCGAGGATCCGTGAGGTGAACGAGCGACACGGTGACGATCACGGGGTGAACCTCGGCAAGCTGCGCGCGCTCGCCAAGCGGTTGAAGATCCAGCAGGAACTGGCGTGCGGGCTCTGGGCGACGGGGGACGGCGCAGCGCGACTGCTGGCGCTCCTGATCTGCCGCCCGAAGGCGTTCACGCGTGCGGAGCTGGACGTCATGGTGCGCGAGGCGCGCACCCCCAAGGTGCACGACTGGCTCGTCAACTACGTGGTGAAGAAGAACCCGCACGCCGAAGAGCTGCGCCTGGCCTGGTCCGCCGACCCGGACCCGGTGGTCGCGAGCGCCGGATGGGCGCTGACCGCCGAACGCGTGACGAGGAGGCCCGAGGGTCTCGACCTCCCGGGACTGCTCGACGTCATCGAGGCGGAGATGAAGGACGCCCCCGGCCGCCTGCAGTGGGAGATGAACACCTGCCTGGCCCAGATCGGGATCGAGCACGCCGAGCACCGCCCCCGCGCGATGGCCATCGGCGAGCGCCTGGAGGTCCTCAAGGACTACCCGACCTCTCCCGGCTGCACGTCTCCGTTCGCCCCCGTCTGGATCAGCGAGATGGTCCGCCGGCAGGCGCTCTGA
- a CDS encoding NUDIX hydrolase, which produces MSEHSLIRAAGAVVWRGAPGAPEVAVVHRPRRDDWSLPKGKLLSGEHVIAAALREVAEETGLSIVLGRRLRAVHYLKDGRPKRVDYWTARAVAQVAELPSDEVDAMEWLPLDRARARLTYEDDARTLDALAEAPLETTPLLLVRHATAGERDEWPGDDDLRPLDKQGEGQSRTLAELLYGYRPATLLSSPSRRCVQTVLPYAARERLSVGTDRLLTETGYDPPATLARTLALLDSGEPALVCSHGKVLPGLLADVHERRGGSPGDTHLGKGGVAVLHHAGGRVVAAERYDT; this is translated from the coding sequence ATGAGTGAGCACTCGCTGATCAGGGCCGCAGGCGCGGTGGTCTGGCGGGGCGCGCCGGGCGCCCCCGAGGTCGCCGTCGTCCACCGGCCCCGGCGCGACGACTGGTCCCTGCCCAAGGGCAAGCTGCTGTCCGGCGAGCACGTGATCGCGGCGGCGCTGCGCGAGGTGGCCGAGGAGACCGGGCTGAGCATCGTGCTCGGCCGCCGCCTGCGCGCCGTCCACTACCTCAAGGACGGACGGCCGAAGCGGGTCGACTACTGGACGGCGCGCGCCGTCGCGCAGGTGGCCGAGCTGCCGTCCGACGAGGTGGACGCCATGGAGTGGCTGCCGCTCGACCGGGCCAGGGCCAGGCTGACCTACGAGGACGACGCCAGGACGCTGGACGCCCTGGCGGAGGCTCCCCTGGAGACCACCCCGCTCCTGCTGGTCCGGCACGCCACCGCCGGCGAGCGCGACGAGTGGCCCGGCGACGACGACCTCAGGCCGCTGGACAAGCAGGGCGAAGGACAGTCCCGCACCCTGGCGGAGCTGCTGTACGGCTACCGTCCCGCCACGCTGCTCAGCTCGCCGAGCAGGCGCTGCGTGCAGACCGTGCTGCCGTACGCGGCCAGGGAGCGGCTGAGCGTCGGCACCGACCGGCTGCTCACCGAGACCGGCTACGACCCGCCGGCGACGCTCGCGCGCACGCTCGCCCTGCTGGACTCCGGGGAGCCGGCCCTGGTGTGCAGCCACGGCAAGGTGCTGCCCGGGCTCCTGGCGGACGTCCACGAGCGGCGCGGCGGCAGCCCGGGCGACACCCACCTCGGCAAGGGCGGCGTCGCCGTGCTGCACCACGCCGGCGGGCGGGTGGTGGCCGCCGAGCGCTACGACACCTGA
- a CDS encoding ribose-phosphate diphosphokinase, whose amino-acid sequence MSGKKMTGEKHLMFISGRAYPELAEEVAQNLGIDVTPTKIHDFANGEIYARYLESVRGSDAFVIQSHTQPINKWIMEQLIMVDALKRASAKRITVVLPFFGYSRQDKKGRGREPITARLMADLFKTAGADRLMSVDLHTPQIQGFFDGPVDHLFALPVLHRYLSGKLDPASTTIVSPDTGRVRLAERWADQLGTGVAFIHKRRDLDVANEVKVHEVVGEVEGRTCVLIDDMIDTGGSITKAADALYEQGATNIIVAATHAIFSSPAVDRLKNSRISEVVVTNTLPIPEEKRFDKLTVLSIAPLIARAISEVFNDGSVTSLFEGDA is encoded by the coding sequence ATGAGCGGCAAGAAGATGACCGGTGAGAAGCACTTGATGTTCATCTCCGGCAGGGCGTATCCGGAGCTCGCGGAGGAAGTGGCGCAGAACCTCGGTATCGACGTCACACCGACCAAGATCCACGACTTCGCCAACGGCGAGATCTACGCCCGCTACCTGGAATCCGTACGGGGTAGCGACGCCTTCGTGATCCAGAGCCACACCCAGCCGATCAACAAGTGGATCATGGAGCAGCTGATCATGGTGGACGCGCTCAAGCGCGCGTCGGCCAAGCGCATCACCGTGGTCCTGCCCTTCTTCGGCTACTCACGGCAGGACAAGAAGGGGCGCGGACGCGAGCCGATCACGGCCCGCCTCATGGCCGACCTCTTCAAGACCGCCGGCGCCGACCGCCTCATGTCGGTCGACCTGCACACCCCGCAGATCCAGGGCTTCTTCGACGGCCCCGTCGACCACCTGTTCGCGCTGCCCGTCCTGCACCGCTACCTCAGCGGCAAGCTCGACCCGGCGTCCACGACCATCGTCTCGCCCGACACCGGCCGCGTCCGCCTCGCCGAGCGCTGGGCCGACCAGCTCGGCACGGGCGTCGCCTTCATCCACAAGCGGCGTGATCTCGACGTCGCCAACGAGGTGAAGGTGCACGAGGTCGTCGGCGAGGTCGAGGGCCGCACCTGTGTGCTGATCGACGACATGATCGACACCGGCGGCTCGATCACCAAGGCGGCCGACGCCCTGTACGAGCAGGGCGCGACCAACATCATCGTCGCCGCCACCCACGCGATCTTCTCGTCCCCGGCCGTGGACCGCCTGAAGAACTCCCGCATCTCCGAGGTCGTCGTCACCAACACCCTCCCCATCCCGGAGGAAAAGCGTTTCGACAAACTCACGGTGCTCTCCATCGCCCCCCTGATCGCCCGCGCCATCAGCGAGGTCTTCAACGACGGCTCGGTAACCAGCCTCTTCGAAGGCGACGCCTGA
- a CDS encoding Scr1 family TA system antitoxin-like transcriptional regulator, with product MAARPAITIQVVPNSAGAHPALTGGAFVILDFPSPDPSLVYLATATDSLWLEKPEEYQRYTLIYSQVQASSALSPDDSVRYSATIVDQLKR from the coding sequence GTGGCAGCCCGGCCGGCGATCACGATCCAAGTAGTTCCTAACAGCGCTGGAGCACATCCCGCCCTCACCGGAGGGGCGTTCGTCATTCTCGATTTTCCGTCGCCTGATCCGAGTCTCGTGTACCTGGCCACCGCGACAGACAGTCTTTGGCTGGAGAAGCCGGAGGAATATCAACGTTATACGCTGATCTACAGCCAGGTGCAGGCGTCATCGGCGCTGTCGCCGGACGACTCGGTGCGGTACTCGGCGACTATAGTTGATCAACTGAAGAGGTAG
- a CDS encoding DUF998 domain-containing protein — protein sequence MIKVVTSAAGGTRGAVTRSAGTLMACGVVAGPLYIVVVLLQMLTRDGFDISRHSASMLSNGDLGWIQMTTFVVSGLLFVAYAIGLARLPRPAAGRNRPWGPRLVGVFGAGMVAAAVFVADPADGFPPGTPAGAPTSMSWHGMLHLLVAQVAFLSLIAACFAFARRFAAAGSRGWAIYSRVTGGYFLASLISLVALQGARAANVAFALGIGLTLAWTSLLGVRLTRRAAR from the coding sequence ATGATCAAGGTCGTCACCTCGGCGGCGGGCGGAACCCGCGGCGCGGTCACCCGGTCCGCCGGCACGCTGATGGCCTGTGGCGTCGTCGCCGGCCCGCTCTACATCGTCGTGGTGCTGCTCCAGATGCTGACCAGGGACGGATTCGACATCAGCCGGCACTCGGCCAGCATGCTCAGCAACGGTGACCTCGGATGGATCCAGATGACCACGTTCGTGGTGAGCGGGCTGCTGTTCGTGGCGTACGCGATCGGGCTCGCCCGCCTGCCGCGACCGGCGGCGGGCCGGAACCGCCCCTGGGGGCCGCGGCTGGTCGGCGTCTTCGGCGCCGGCATGGTCGCCGCGGCGGTGTTCGTGGCCGACCCCGCCGACGGCTTTCCACCGGGGACGCCGGCCGGCGCGCCCACGAGCATGAGCTGGCACGGGATGCTGCACCTCCTCGTCGCCCAGGTCGCCTTCCTCTCACTGATCGCCGCCTGCTTCGCGTTCGCCCGGCGGTTCGCCGCGGCCGGCAGTCGCGGCTGGGCGATCTACAGCAGGGTGACCGGCGGGTACTTCCTGGCGAGCTTGATCTCGCTCGTCGCGCTCCAGGGCGCCCGCGCGGCCAATGTCGCCTTCGCCCTCGGAATCGGGCTCACCCTGGCCTGGACGTCGCTGCTGGGCGTGCGGCTGACCCGGCGCGCCGCACGGTAG
- the glmU gene encoding bifunctional UDP-N-acetylglucosamine diphosphorylase/glucosamine-1-phosphate N-acetyltransferase GlmU — translation MSVPRPAAVIVLAAGEGTRMKSSTPKVLHELCGRPLVDHVLAGARGLSPERLIVVIGHAREQVEAHLAATGPDARAVVQAEQKGTGHAVRTVLESVGTIGGTVLVTYGDTPLLRTETLAELLSSHAAEGNAVTVLTAEVPDPTGYGRIIRDASGAVLQIVEERDATAEQRAVKEMNSGVYAFDGLLLADAVKRVSTANAQGEEYLTDVLSILREDGHRVGAHIAPDHVEVEGVNDRAQLAFARAVLNSRILDAHMRAGVTIIDPATTWVDVEVTMEPDVVVHPGTQLHGRTSVASGAEIGPATTLTDTAVGAGAVVRNSVCDGAEIGPGASVGPYAYLRPGTVLGRQAKAGTYVEMKNARLGDGSKVPHLTYVGDATIGEGSNIGASSVFVNYDGVRKHHTTVGDHVRVGSDNMLVAPVTIGDGAYTAAGSVITSDVPPGAMAVGRARQRTIEGWVARRRAGTASDEAARRALEGRGSVSADGRETPVGGQDGPSGEQHRENSK, via the coding sequence GTGAGTGTGCCGCGCCCGGCAGCCGTCATCGTCCTCGCCGCCGGCGAGGGCACCCGCATGAAGTCCTCCACGCCCAAGGTCCTGCACGAGCTGTGCGGACGTCCCCTGGTCGACCATGTCCTGGCCGGCGCGCGGGGCCTTTCCCCCGAGCGCCTCATCGTCGTCATCGGCCATGCCCGCGAGCAGGTCGAAGCCCATCTCGCCGCCACGGGCCCCGACGCCCGCGCCGTCGTCCAGGCCGAGCAGAAGGGCACGGGACACGCCGTGCGCACGGTCCTGGAGTCGGTCGGCACCATCGGCGGAACGGTCCTCGTGACGTACGGCGACACCCCGCTGCTGCGCACCGAGACCCTCGCCGAGCTCCTGAGCAGCCACGCCGCCGAGGGCAACGCGGTGACCGTCCTGACCGCCGAGGTGCCCGACCCGACCGGTTACGGCCGCATCATCCGCGACGCCTCCGGCGCGGTCCTGCAGATCGTCGAGGAGCGCGACGCCACCGCCGAGCAGCGGGCCGTCAAGGAGATGAACTCCGGCGTCTACGCCTTCGACGGGCTCCTGCTCGCCGACGCCGTCAAGCGCGTGTCCACCGCCAACGCCCAGGGCGAGGAGTACCTCACCGACGTGCTGTCGATCCTCCGCGAGGACGGTCACCGCGTCGGCGCCCACATCGCGCCCGACCACGTCGAGGTCGAGGGCGTCAACGACCGCGCGCAGCTCGCCTTCGCGCGCGCGGTGCTCAACTCCCGCATCCTGGACGCCCACATGCGCGCCGGGGTCACGATCATCGACCCCGCCACCACCTGGGTGGACGTCGAGGTCACGATGGAGCCCGACGTGGTCGTCCACCCGGGCACCCAGCTCCACGGCCGCACCTCCGTCGCCTCCGGCGCCGAGATCGGGCCCGCGACCACCCTCACCGACACGGCCGTCGGCGCGGGCGCCGTCGTGCGCAACAGCGTCTGCGACGGCGCCGAGATCGGTCCCGGCGCGTCGGTGGGCCCGTACGCCTACCTGCGGCCGGGCACCGTCCTCGGCCGGCAGGCCAAGGCCGGCACCTACGTCGAGATGAAGAACGCCCGTCTCGGCGACGGGTCCAAGGTGCCGCACCTGACCTACGTCGGCGACGCGACGATCGGCGAGGGCTCCAACATCGGGGCCTCCAGCGTGTTCGTCAACTACGACGGGGTGCGCAAGCACCACACCACGGTCGGCGACCACGTCCGGGTCGGCAGCGACAACATGCTCGTCGCGCCGGTCACCATCGGCGACGGCGCCTACACCGCGGCGGGCTCGGTCATCACCAGCGACGTCCCTCCGGGGGCGATGGCGGTAGGCCGGGCGCGCCAGCGCACCATCGAAGGGTGGGTCGCGCGCAGGCGCGCGGGCACCGCCTCCGACGAGGCGGCGCGGCGCGCGCTGGAAGGCCGGGGGTCCGTGAGCGCCGACGGGCGGGAGACGCCCGTGGGCGGTCAGGACGGACCGTCCGGGGAACAACATCGGGAGAACAGCAAATGA